The following is a genomic window from Sphingorhabdus sp. Alg231-15.
GGATAATCTCGTCACCGACGCCAGCATAACCGGCAGCAACCAGATTCAAAAGTTCATCAGACCCGGTTCCGCAGACGATCCGGTCCGCTTCCACCCCATAGGTGTCCGCTAGCGTATTCCGCAGGGCATGACTGGCCGGATCGGGATAGCGTGCAACATTGCCCGCCTGTGCTGCTAACGCTGCACTGGCATCCGCGCTACAGCCAAGAGGATTTTCATTGGCGGAAAGCTTGACGAGGACGCGCCCATCATCGGCTTTGGCCTTGCCGGGTGTGTAGGCGTGAATCGCCGATATGTATGATTTGGGCTCTGGTTTGGTCATGGTCCGGCCTTACCCGCGCTATCCAGAACGATCAACAACAGTGTTCATAACTGCTATGCTAAGCACCTATAAACGCTTGCTAGTCTGCGCCTGCCTGATAATGCTACGCCAATGAATGAGGATGATCGGTTCGGCCTGAACAGGAATGTTCGCCTGCTGGGGCCGCTGCCATTGGACAGCGGAGCCCAGCTTGCGCCTGTGGATCTTGCTTATGAAACCTATGGCACGCTCAATGCCGCTGCGAGCAATGCGATCCTGATCTGCCATGCGCTGACCGGCGATCAATATGTCGCTTCGACCCATCCGGTCACCGGCAAGGGTGGCTGGTGGACCCGCATGGTTGGACCGGGCAAGCCAGTCGACACTGACCGGCATTTTGTTGTTTGCGCTAATGTGATTGGCAGCTGCATGGGTTCGTCTGGGCCTGCAACAATAAATCCGGCAACCGAAAAGCCCTGGGGGATGGACTTTCCAGTGCTGACCATCGCGGACATGGTGCGTGCGCAGGCATTGCTTCTCGACCATCTGGGCATAGAGCGCCTTCATGCCGTCATCGGCGGTTCAATGGGCGGAATGCAGGCGATAAGCTGGACTGCGCTCTACCCTGAGCGAGTCAGATCGGCGGTGATTATCGCTTCTGCGGCCCGCCATAGCGCTCAGAATATTGCCTTTCACGAGGTCGGCCGACAAGCGATCATGGCTGACCCGCGCTGGCGCGGAGGGGCCTATTATGCCGATGATGATCCGCCGAGCAGCGGCCTTGCAGTGGCACGTATGGCTGCGCACATCACTTATCTGTCGGAAGCAGGTCTGACCGAAAAATTTGGCCGCAGGCTACAAGATCGGGACAGCAAGACATTCGGCTTTGATGCGGATTTTCAGGTGGAAAGCTATTTGCGCCATCAGGGAATCAGCTTTGTCGATCGTTTTGACGCCAACAGCTATCTTTATATCACTCGGGCGATGGATTATTTTGATCTGGCCGAAGCTCATGGCGGAACATTGGCCCAGGCGTTCAAGGGATCCCAAACACGCTTTTGTTTGATCAGCTTTGATACCGATTGGCTCTATCCGACCAGTGAATCCCGGACCATAGTTCATGCCTTGAATGCGGCCGGTGCAGCAGCAAGCTTTGTCGAACTGTCCAGTGCCTTTGGTCATGACAGCTTCCTGCTCGAAAACCCTGAAATGAACCGGATTGTCGACGGCTTTTTGAAGGCGGGGGAAGATCTATGACCAAACTCCGCCCCGATTTGCAGATTATCGCTGACAATGTCAGCGCCAACGCGCGCATTCTCGACATTGGATGCGGCGACGGCGCATTGATGGCGGCCTTACGCGATCAAAAGCAGGTCGATGCACGCGGTTTGGAGATTGATCCGGCCAATGTCGCGAGCGCGGTGAGTAAAGGCCTGTCGGTTGTGCAAGGGGATGCCGACACCGATCTGTCTGCCTATCCGGATGGCAGTTTCGACTATGCGATCCTCAGCCAAACGCTGCAGACTACCCACCGACCTGATCAGATCGTTGATGAATTGCTGCGCATAGGTAAGCAGGCCTTTGTCAGCTTCCCCAATTTCGCCCACTGGCGCGTACGGATGTCGCTGTTGTTCGGCGGCCGTATGCCGGTGACGCGCCTATTGCCGCAAACCTGGTTTGATACGCCCAATATCCACCATGTCACTATTGATGATTTTCGGGCGCTGGTGCGCGATGGTAGGCTCGTGCAAGAGGGGCAATGGTTTCTCAGCGGCGATAAACAAACCACTCGCGGCATGGCCAATCTGCTCGCGGAACATGCAGTGTTTTTGTTAAAGCGTTAAGCAGCAACCCATAGTTAGGAGCGAAATTTGGATTGGGTCACTTACTGGGATATCGCAAAGCCCTATGTCGGATTGGCAATATTATTTGCTCTATTTACCGCTTTTGTTGGTGAACGCCGTCCGCCTGCAGTGACAGCCGTTGTAGCTGCTGCCCTGATGATGGTGCTCGGCCTGCTCAGCAGTAATGATATGCTTTCGGTATTTTCAAATCCCGCGCCATTGACCATTGGCGCGATGTTCATTCTGTCCGGCGCGCTGGTTCGCACTGGGGTGATTGAGGCGCTGGCCGGCTTTGCTGCCCGTAAAGCCGAAAACCGGCCCTTCATGGCGATCGGCGGATTCCTTGGCGGTACCTTTGCCTCTTCCGCTTTCGTCAACAATACACCGGTGGTCATTATCTTGATCCCGATAATGCGCAAGATCGCCAAGGTCTCCGGCATTGCGGCAAGCAAGCTTCTTATTCCACTGTCTTACATATCCATCTTGGGCGGTAGCCTGACCTTGCTCGGCACGTCGACCAATCTGCTTGTGGACGGTGTTGCACAGGAAAACGGGCAAGCGGCCTTTGGCTTGTTTGAAATAACCCAGGTCGGCTTGATTGCCGCAGCGACAGGCATTGTCATGATCGCCATATTGGGGCCGCTGTTCCTGCCGAAGCGGGACAGTGAAAGCCTGTCAGACCAGATGCCAGAATCCTATTATCTGACCGACATCCGGATCAGGGACAGCAGCGATTTTGTCGGCAAGCAAATTTCCAGCATCAGTGCGTTCACCCATTCCGGGGTAGACATTATTGGGCGCCGTATCGGGCGCGATATCGATCGGTTCGAATTTTCCGACCATATTTTGGAAGGTGGAGAGACACTGGTTGCCGCAGTGACTCAGGAAGAATTGCTGTCTCTCGCCGAAATTGAAGGGATTTCATTGGGCTATGCTGGCGTCAAGCAGCCGGTCACACCGCTGGGAGACGAACATACACGCTTGGTTGAACTGGTCATCGGACCGTCCCATCGGTCTGTCGGCAAATCCTTGCCCAGCCTGCCTTTTTTGTCGCGGGTTCCTGCTCGCGTGCTCGGTCTTTCGCGGCCGCGCCATATAGCCGGGCCAACACTGTCTGATGCGCGTATCCGGCATGGCGATAGCTTGCTTGTGCAGACCGATGATATCTCCATCAGTACGTTACAGGAAAATGCCGATCTGGTGCACTTACAGGAACCGGAGGCACGTTCCTATCGGCGACGACGGGCGCCAGTTGCTATCCTCACCCTCGCGATCATCATAATCGCGGCGGCCTTGGGCGTGATGCCCATTGCTGCGCTGGCGATGCTAGGTGTAGCCGTGGTTTTGCTGACCAAATGTATTGACAGTGAAGAGGCATGGGGCGCGATTGATGGCAATGTGTTAGTTTTGATCTTTGCCATGCTGGCGGTGGGCAAGGGATTGGAAAATGCCGGCACGGTGCAGTTGATTGTCGACACGCTGCTGCCGCTGCTCAACATGATTTCACCGCTATGGCTGATTATCGCGATATATTCGCTGACCTCCCTGCTCACCGAAACCGCGACGAATAATGCGGTTGCGGTCATAATGACGCCGCTGGTTATTGGCATAGCCGAGCAAACGGGGGTGGATGTTCGCAGTCTACTGGTTGCGGTGATGTTCGGTGCTTCCGCCAGCTTTGCCACGCCGGTCGGCTATCAGACGAACACTTTGGTGTATACGGCGGGCAATTACCGCTTTTCAGATTTTGTCCGAATTGGCTTGCCGCTCAATATCGGCGTAGGTTTGGCGGCCTGTTTCGCAATCTACTATATTTTCTGAATTTCGGCATCCTTGGGTGTCGTTATGTACTATCCCTGATTGCGACTATGCACCGTCATACTCATTTTCCGTTCCTGAAACACGGATCCGTCTTGCACGCGTCCAAGCAAAGGAAATGATCATGTCACTCCACATAGGCGATATCGCGCCTAATTTTATAGCCGATAGTACAGTTGGCGAAATTGATCTGCACAAATGGGCAGAAGATGATTGGGTGTTTTTCTTCAGCCATCCGGCTGATTTCACACCAGTTTGTACAACCGAGATGGGTAGAACTGCTCAGCTCGCTGACGATTTTGCGGCGCGTAATGTCAAGCCGTTGGGCCTTTCAACGGATATTGTTGAAGAGCATTGGGACTGGATCCACGATGTGAATGCCACGCAGCATACCAATGTCCGATTCCCGATCCTTGCCGATCCGGATTGCAAAATATCCAAGCTCTACGATATGATTCATCCGGGTGAGAGCCACACAGAAGCCGTGCGATCCGTGTTCATCATTGATCCGGAAAAGAAAATCCGCCTAATCATGACCTATCCCATGACCATCGGGCGCAATTTTGACGAGATTTTGCGGGTAATCGATGCGCTGCAGCTATCGGATAAGAAGAACATCGCGACACCGGCTGACTGGCGCTCGGGCGACAAGGTCATTATTCCGCCGTCGATCGACAAAGACGAAGCGGAGAAAATGTTTCCCCAAGGGTGGGACGAACAGCGTCCCTATCTGCGGTTGACCGAAGTCTCGTGACTGTCTTTTGAGGCTGCCTTACCGCTCCCGCGTCGCGCTGAACTTGATTTCCGGGTTGCGCTCTTCTTGATAATTCACATCCCAGCCTGATTTGGCGAGGAACACCAGATTATCGTCGCGGTCTTTGGCGAGGCTGGTCTGGTTGATATTGGCGAAAGCGCTCAACACTTCGTCCGCGCCGCTAATCCAGCGCGCGGTTTCAAATGGCGCCGGTTCGAGGCCGGCCTCGACCTTATATTCTGCGGACAGGCGGCTCACCAACACTTCGAGCTGTAATTGCCCGACCACGCCGATAATCCAGTTAGCGCCAATTTCTGGATAGAAAACCTGTACGACGCCTTCTTCCGACAAATCATCCAGTGCTTTGCGCAATTTCTTGGTCTGCGTCGGATCTTTCAGGATCACACGGCGCAAGATTTCCGGCGCAAAGTTTGGCAGCCCAGTAATCCGCACCTGATTTTTCTCGGACAATGTGTCGCCCACACGCAGTGTCCCGTGGTTGGGGATGCCGATAATATCGCCGGGCTGTGCGGTGTCGGCAATTTCGCGGTCCTGCGCGAAGAATAAGATCGGGCTGTGGATGGCAATGGGTTTGCCTAAGGCGCTGGGCGTCAGTTTCATTCCACGCTTGAACTCACCGGAGCACAGCCGCATGAAGGCAATGCGATCGCGGTGCTGCGGATCCATATTTGCCTGAATCTTGAAAATAAAGCCGGTGACGTCCTTGCTGTCGGGCGTGATCGGTGCTGGTTCAGCTGGCTGTGGCCGGGGGCTAGGCGCATAATCGGCAATCGCTTCGATTAGTTCTTCGACGCCAAATTGTTTCAGCGCAGAGCCGAAGAAAACCGGTGTGAGATCGCCATTTTGATAAGCTTCAAGGTCAAAGCTGCTATAGCCGCCTTGCGCCAGTTCGCCCTCACTGGTCAGCCGCTCCAGCGCTTCGTCGCTCAGTACATCGGCGAGTTTGGGATCGTCCAATCCATCAAACTGCTGAACCTGGCCATCATAATTTTTGCTGTCGCCATCCGGTTGGTGCAGCTGGTTGCGATTAAGGTCATAAATACCCTCAAACTGTCCGCCCATACCGGTCGGCCAGCTCATCGGGCAAACGTCCAGCGCGAGCTTGTCAGCCACTTCGTCGAGCAGCTCGAACGGATCACGACCCTCCCGGTCGACCTTGTTGACGAAGGTGATAATCGGCACACTGCGCAGGCGGCAGACTTCGAACAGTTTCAGCGTCTGCGCCTCGATACCGCTGGCTGCGTCAATCACCATGATCGCGCTATCGACTGCAGTGAGCGTACGATAGGTATCTTCCGAAAAATCCTCATGGCCCGGTGTGTCGAGCAGGTTGAAGGTGATGCCGTTCCGCTCAAAGGTCATCACCGAGCTGGTCACGGAAATCCCGCGCTGTTGCTCGATCTTCATCCAGTCGGACCGCGCCCGCCGGTTATCCCCGCGCGCCTTGACCTCGCCCGCCAAGTGAATCGCGCCGCCTTTCAGCAGCAGCTTCTCGGTCAGCGTTGTCTTACCCGCATCGGGGTGAGAGATTATCGCGAATGTGCGGCGTGGGTTAGTTTGGGTCATATTCTAACCCCTCAATTCCGCACCCAATTTCGCGGCAGCCGCGACCACCTTGTCCGAAACGGATTTCAAATCCTCTTCGGTCAGCGTCGCTTCGATAGGCTGCAGAGTGATCTCCACGGCCAGCGATTTCTTGCCTTCACCCAAGCTTGCGCCTTCGAACAAATCGAACAATCGTGCGCCAGTGATCAGTTTTTTGTCCGCGCCTTTGATGGCTCGAACCAGATCGCTCGCAGGCAGGTCCGCGTCAACGATGAAAGCGAAATCACGGGTCACCGCCTGCAGTGCTGGTGGTGCAAAGGCCTCGCGCATGTGGTCTTTGGCTTTCTTCACTGGGATGGCATCGAGGAAAATCTCTGCGGCCACGGCAGTGCCTTTCAGACCCATGGCCTTCGTCACCGACGGGTGCAGAACACCATAGGCGGCCAATATCTTCTTGGGCCCCAGTCGCAGCGTGCCGGATTGCCCCGGATGATAGTGATCGCCTGCTTCGGCGAAATCCATCAGCTTGCTCGTAGGAGCGCCAGCAGCTTCTAAAATCGCAAGCACTTCGGCCTTGGCATCGAAGGCATCATATTTTGTTGCGCCACCGGATTGCCAGCTCCGCACTCGATTTTCGCCAGCTAGCACGAGACCAATGGTCTGATGCTCGGTGGATTCGAGATAGCGGCGACCCACTTCGAACAAGCGAATAGACGACGCACCGCGATCAGCATTGCGCTGGGCCGCGGCGATCAAACCAGGCAGTAGCGAGGGCCGCATCACCTTCAGCTCTTCGCTAATCGGATTGGCAAGGGACCAGGTGCCGCCGCCAAAGGGTGCCGCTTCTTTGTCGGAAATAAAGCTCCAGGTCACGGTTTCGTTGAGTCCGCGAGCTGCTGCAGCCCGTCGCGCCTTGCGTTCGGCCAGCTGCTCCGGCGATGCCGTGGGTTTGGCAACGCCTGCCTTGCGCGGCAGCGGCGTGGAAGGAACATTGTCCAGTCCCTCAATCCGCACCACTTCTTCAACCAGGTCCTGCCAACCTGCGACGTCACGACGCCAAGTTGGGGGCGTCACATGCCAACTTTCATCCACAGTGAATCCTAAGGCTTCCAATATGGATTTCTGCTTTTCTGGCGCAACATCGATGCCACCCAATAGAGCACTCTTTGCAGGATCATAGCTGATCGTAGACATATCGGTCGGCGGCGTACCGGCCCGCGTCACTTCGCTCGCGCTACCGCCGCAAAGATGGAGCACCAGGGCGGTTGCGATATCAATACCGTCATCCAGAAAGGCCGGATCGACGCCGCGTTCAAAACGCTGTCGCGCATCGCTGGTTAGCATCAGTTTCTGACCGGTTTTCGCAATGGAGGCTGGGTCGAAATAGGCGCATTCGATCAAGACTTCCGTGGTTGTTTCTTCCGACCCAGTATCCGAGCCGCCCATGATGCCGCCAATATCATGCGCACCATTGTCGTCGGCGATGACCGTCATGCTCTCGTCGAGTACATATTCCTTGTCGTTCAGCGCGGTAAGTTTTTCACCTGCCCTGGCTTTACGGGCGACAAGCCCGCCGTTGAGCTTCGCGGCGTCATAAACGTGCAGCGGCCGGCCGTGATCGAGCATCACATAGTTGGTAATATCAACCAGCGCGTTTATTGGCTTTTGGCCTGCGGATTTCAGGCGCGCCTGCATCCATTCCGGAGATGTGCCATTGGCAAGTCCGGTCACGGTGCAACCATAGAAAGCCGGACAGCCCTCTGGGTCATCCGTGCGTACATCAGGACCAGCGCCGTTTCGTGTGATCGTATCGATGGTCAGGGGCTTCAGCGTACCGAGGCCCGCCGCCGCCAGATCGCGTGCAATGCCGCGCACGCCCATGCAATCCTGCCGGTTGGGTAGAACCGCAGCATCAATGACCGGGTCATCCAGCTCGGCATAGTCAGCATAGCTGGTGCCGACCGCTGAAGCTGCATCAGCAGGCAGTTCGATGATACCATCATGATCCTCGCCCAGCTCTAGTTCCCGGGCGCTGCACATCATGCCGAAACTTTCGACATCGCGGATTTTCGCAGGCTTCAGCGTGAAATCACTGCCGGGAATATAGGTACCGGGAGGGCCGAATACGCCAACCATGTCTTTGCGGGCATTGGGCGCGCCGCAAACGACCTGCCATGGCTCATCTGAGCCATCATCGACCTTGAGCAGCTGCAGTTTGTCCGCATTGGGATGCGGCCCGGCTTCTACAACCTTCGCTACGCGGAACGGGCGCAGGGCATCGGCAGGATTTTCCAAACCCTCGACTTCCAGGCCGACGGCCGTCAGTTTTTCCGTTATTTCAGTGAGGCTTGCATCGGTATCGAGATGGGCTTTGAGCCAGCTTAGCGAGAATTTCATGCGCCCACTCCTCCACTCAATGTCGGAACGTCGAGCGCGTCAAATCCATAATGTTCCATCCAGCGCAGGTCGCCATCGAAAAATGCCCGCAAATCGTCCATGCCATATTTGAGCATGGCGAGCCGGTCGATGCCGCAGCCAAAGGCAAAGCCCTGCCAGACATCGGGGTCGAGTCCGCAATTGCGTATGACATTGGGATGTACCATGCCGGAGCCTAGGATTTCCATCCAGCCACCTTCATTGCTGCGCGCGTCACCGCCGATAATCCGCCGGCCTTTTTCAACTGAGAAGCCGACATCGACTTCCGCGGAAGGTTCGGTGAATGGGAAATAGCTTGGGCGCAGGCGCAGTTCGATATCATCGCGTTCGAAAAACGCACGAACAAAGGTTTCCAGCGTCCATTTGAGATGCCCCATATGGATGCCTTTATCAATCACCAGGCCTTCAACCTGATGGAACATCGGTGTGTGGGTGGCATCACTGTCGGAGCGATAGGTGCGGCCCGGTGCGATAATGTAAATCGGTTCGCCAGCGCCATCGGTCTGCTTCGCCACATCCATCATCGTCCGGATTTGTACAGGTGAGGTATGGGTGCGCAGCAATTTCGGCATACCGCTGTCATCCGTTTGCGGGAAATAGAATGTATCATGCATTGCGCGCGCCGGATGAGTTTCCGGGATGTTGAGCGCGGTGAAATTATGCCAGTCATCTTCGATTTCAGGTCCGGTAGCGACAGAGAAACCAAGA
Proteins encoded in this region:
- the metX gene encoding homoserine O-acetyltransferase MetX → MNEDDRFGLNRNVRLLGPLPLDSGAQLAPVDLAYETYGTLNAAASNAILICHALTGDQYVASTHPVTGKGGWWTRMVGPGKPVDTDRHFVVCANVIGSCMGSSGPATINPATEKPWGMDFPVLTIADMVRAQALLLDHLGIERLHAVIGGSMGGMQAISWTALYPERVRSAVIIASAARHSAQNIAFHEVGRQAIMADPRWRGGAYYADDDPPSSGLAVARMAAHITYLSEAGLTEKFGRRLQDRDSKTFGFDADFQVESYLRHQGISFVDRFDANSYLYITRAMDYFDLAEAHGGTLAQAFKGSQTRFCLISFDTDWLYPTSESRTIVHALNAAGAAASFVELSSAFGHDSFLLENPEMNRIVDGFLKAGEDL
- the metW gene encoding methionine biosynthesis protein MetW codes for the protein MTKLRPDLQIIADNVSANARILDIGCGDGALMAALRDQKQVDARGLEIDPANVASAVSKGLSVVQGDADTDLSAYPDGSFDYAILSQTLQTTHRPDQIVDELLRIGKQAFVSFPNFAHWRVRMSLLFGGRMPVTRLLPQTWFDTPNIHHVTIDDFRALVRDGRLVQEGQWFLSGDKQTTRGMANLLAEHAVFLLKR
- a CDS encoding SLC13 family permease — encoded protein: MDWVTYWDIAKPYVGLAILFALFTAFVGERRPPAVTAVVAAALMMVLGLLSSNDMLSVFSNPAPLTIGAMFILSGALVRTGVIEALAGFAARKAENRPFMAIGGFLGGTFASSAFVNNTPVVIILIPIMRKIAKVSGIAASKLLIPLSYISILGGSLTLLGTSTNLLVDGVAQENGQAAFGLFEITQVGLIAAATGIVMIAILGPLFLPKRDSESLSDQMPESYYLTDIRIRDSSDFVGKQISSISAFTHSGVDIIGRRIGRDIDRFEFSDHILEGGETLVAAVTQEELLSLAEIEGISLGYAGVKQPVTPLGDEHTRLVELVIGPSHRSVGKSLPSLPFLSRVPARVLGLSRPRHIAGPTLSDARIRHGDSLLVQTDDISISTLQENADLVHLQEPEARSYRRRRAPVAILTLAIIIIAAALGVMPIAALAMLGVAVVLLTKCIDSEEAWGAIDGNVLVLIFAMLAVGKGLENAGTVQLIVDTLLPLLNMISPLWLIIAIYSLTSLLTETATNNAVAVIMTPLVIGIAEQTGVDVRSLLVAVMFGASASFATPVGYQTNTLVYTAGNYRFSDFVRIGLPLNIGVGLAACFAIYYIF
- a CDS encoding peroxiredoxin: MSLHIGDIAPNFIADSTVGEIDLHKWAEDDWVFFFSHPADFTPVCTTEMGRTAQLADDFAARNVKPLGLSTDIVEEHWDWIHDVNATQHTNVRFPILADPDCKISKLYDMIHPGESHTEAVRSVFIIDPEKKIRLIMTYPMTIGRNFDEILRVIDALQLSDKKNIATPADWRSGDKVIIPPSIDKDEAEKMFPQGWDEQRPYLRLTEVS
- a CDS encoding peptide chain release factor 3, with the protein product MTQTNPRRTFAIISHPDAGKTTLTEKLLLKGGAIHLAGEVKARGDNRRARSDWMKIEQQRGISVTSSVMTFERNGITFNLLDTPGHEDFSEDTYRTLTAVDSAIMVIDAASGIEAQTLKLFEVCRLRSVPIITFVNKVDREGRDPFELLDEVADKLALDVCPMSWPTGMGGQFEGIYDLNRNQLHQPDGDSKNYDGQVQQFDGLDDPKLADVLSDEALERLTSEGELAQGGYSSFDLEAYQNGDLTPVFFGSALKQFGVEELIEAIADYAPSPRPQPAEPAPITPDSKDVTGFIFKIQANMDPQHRDRIAFMRLCSGEFKRGMKLTPSALGKPIAIHSPILFFAQDREIADTAQPGDIIGIPNHGTLRVGDTLSEKNQVRITGLPNFAPEILRRVILKDPTQTKKLRKALDDLSEEGVVQVFYPEIGANWIIGVVGQLQLEVLVSRLSAEYKVEAGLEPAPFETARWISGADEVLSAFANINQTSLAKDRDDNLVFLAKSGWDVNYQEERNPEIKFSATRER
- the pheT gene encoding phenylalanine--tRNA ligase subunit beta; its protein translation is MKFSLSWLKAHLDTDASLTEITEKLTAVGLEVEGLENPADALRPFRVAKVVEAGPHPNADKLQLLKVDDGSDEPWQVVCGAPNARKDMVGVFGPPGTYIPGSDFTLKPAKIRDVESFGMMCSARELELGEDHDGIIELPADAASAVGTSYADYAELDDPVIDAAVLPNRQDCMGVRGIARDLAAAGLGTLKPLTIDTITRNGAGPDVRTDDPEGCPAFYGCTVTGLANGTSPEWMQARLKSAGQKPINALVDITNYVMLDHGRPLHVYDAAKLNGGLVARKARAGEKLTALNDKEYVLDESMTVIADDNGAHDIGGIMGGSDTGSEETTTEVLIECAYFDPASIAKTGQKLMLTSDARQRFERGVDPAFLDDGIDIATALVLHLCGGSASEVTRAGTPPTDMSTISYDPAKSALLGGIDVAPEKQKSILEALGFTVDESWHVTPPTWRRDVAGWQDLVEEVVRIEGLDNVPSTPLPRKAGVAKPTASPEQLAERKARRAAAARGLNETVTWSFISDKEAAPFGGGTWSLANPISEELKVMRPSLLPGLIAAAQRNADRGASSIRLFEVGRRYLESTEHQTIGLVLAGENRVRSWQSGGATKYDAFDAKAEVLAILEAAGAPTSKLMDFAEAGDHYHPGQSGTLRLGPKKILAAYGVLHPSVTKAMGLKGTAVAAEIFLDAIPVKKAKDHMREAFAPPALQAVTRDFAFIVDADLPASDLVRAIKGADKKLITGARLFDLFEGASLGEGKKSLAVEITLQPIEATLTEEDLKSVSDKVVAAAAKLGAELRG
- the pheS gene encoding phenylalanine--tRNA ligase subunit alpha, translated to MSDIEAVKENYLGQIEAANDGDALEAIRVAALGKKGEISLLLKTLGKMTPEERQSEGPKINGARQAVANAIAARKDSIETEALNARLATEKLDMTLPPPSVPKGSIHPVSQVMDELAEIFADLGFSVATGPEIEDDWHNFTALNIPETHPARAMHDTFYFPQTDDSGMPKLLRTHTSPVQIRTMMDVAKQTDGAGEPIYIIAPGRTYRSDSDATHTPMFHQVEGLVIDKGIHMGHLKWTLETFVRAFFERDDIELRLRPSYFPFTEPSAEVDVGFSVEKGRRIIGGDARSNEGGWMEILGSGMVHPNVIRNCGLDPDVWQGFAFGCGIDRLAMLKYGMDDLRAFFDGDLRWMEHYGFDALDVPTLSGGVGA